In a genomic window of Aeromicrobium panaciterrae:
- a CDS encoding fumarylacetoacetate hydrolase family protein, whose amino-acid sequence MTVVSSMKADSAAIAAATERLAQALATRVPCAAVRDLIGTDDLPAAYAVQQGLVQKRLALGATVVGRKIGATSEAVQKQLGVDQPDFGYLLDEMDVSYGVDGTPISMRTLVQPRVEAEVAFRLSRDIDVPEDQITLDFVRESVDVAIPALEIVDSRIENWNIEFTDTVADNASSGLYVIGDAGLPLSEIEPRDVVMSLTINDEERSAGTGAACLGDPLEALRWLAVQAARFGDPLRAGHLILSGALGPFVPFAAGDRVTASISGFAPLTVSFEE is encoded by the coding sequence ATGACGGTTGTGTCCTCCATGAAGGCTGATTCCGCCGCCATCGCTGCCGCGACCGAGCGGCTTGCGCAGGCGCTGGCAACCCGAGTGCCGTGCGCAGCAGTGCGCGATCTGATCGGGACTGATGACTTGCCCGCGGCATACGCCGTGCAGCAGGGACTCGTGCAGAAGCGGCTGGCGCTGGGCGCGACTGTCGTTGGCCGCAAGATCGGCGCCACCTCCGAAGCTGTTCAGAAGCAGCTGGGCGTGGATCAGCCAGACTTCGGCTACCTGCTCGACGAGATGGATGTGAGCTACGGCGTCGACGGCACCCCGATCTCGATGCGCACCCTCGTGCAGCCTCGAGTCGAAGCGGAAGTCGCCTTCCGACTGAGCCGTGACATCGATGTCCCCGAGGACCAGATCACCCTCGACTTCGTACGCGAGTCCGTTGACGTGGCGATTCCCGCGTTGGAGATCGTCGACTCGCGCATCGAAAACTGGAATATCGAGTTCACCGACACCGTCGCCGACAACGCGTCGAGCGGCCTCTATGTCATCGGCGACGCGGGCCTCCCGCTGTCGGAGATCGAGCCGCGCGACGTCGTCATGAGCCTCACCATCAATGACGAAGAGCGTTCGGCCGGCACCGGTGCTGCCTGCTTGGGCGATCCTCTTGAAGCGCTGAGGTGGCTCGCCGTTCAGGCCGCACGCTTCGGCGACCCGCTGCGTGCGGGACACCTGATCTTGTCCGGGGCCTTGGGGCCCTTCGTGCCGTTTGCCGCGGGTGACCGCGTGACGGCTTCCATCAGTGGGTTCGCGCCCCTGACCGTCTCCTTCGAGGAGTAA
- the kstD gene encoding 3-oxosteroid 1-dehydrogenase translates to MEETYDVVVVGAGGAGMTAALAAADHGLDTVLIEKSAFFGGSTARSGGGVWVPGNAALKAAGQVSATDRQDASDYLQAIVGDEVPKIRRETFLDRGPEVIDFLLNKTPVKLKWVPGYSDYLPEQPGGRSQGRSVEPIPMDGRILGDELERLHPPYAKAPANLIVTQADFRKISLGMRSIRGPLTMMRVVIMRVISSLLGRKMYAMGNALTISLRKALVDAKVPVYYETELTGLVIENGRVVGVRAQRDGKEIVIRARRGVILGSGGFEKSEGLREKYLPTPTNADWSTAAASNTGAGIEAGVAIGAAIDMMDDAWWGPTIPLPNGPWFCLSERNLPGSIIVNSAGKRFMNEALPYVEATHEIYKGEATGVSHVPAWLIIDQRYRNRYLFAGLGPRQPFPGRWLKSGAVVKASSLAKLAEAIAVPTDALESTIERFNGFAKTGNDEDFHRGDSAYDRYYADPRVKPNPSLHSIDQGPFYAVKIVPGDLGTKGGIVTDERARALRADGSVIEGLYAAGNVSSAVMGHTYAGPGATIGPAMTFGYLAAEDIAKGKA, encoded by the coding sequence ATGGAAGAGACGTATGACGTCGTCGTCGTAGGAGCCGGAGGCGCCGGTATGACGGCCGCTCTCGCCGCTGCTGACCATGGCCTCGACACCGTCCTGATCGAGAAGAGCGCCTTCTTCGGTGGCTCCACCGCGCGCTCCGGCGGCGGTGTCTGGGTTCCCGGCAACGCTGCTCTCAAGGCGGCCGGCCAGGTCAGCGCGACTGACCGCCAGGACGCGAGCGACTACCTACAGGCCATCGTCGGCGACGAAGTCCCCAAGATCCGTCGCGAGACGTTCCTTGACCGCGGCCCCGAGGTCATCGACTTCCTGCTCAACAAGACCCCGGTCAAGCTCAAGTGGGTTCCCGGCTACTCCGACTACCTCCCCGAGCAGCCGGGCGGCCGCTCGCAGGGACGCAGCGTCGAGCCAATCCCGATGGACGGCCGCATCCTCGGCGACGAGCTCGAGCGTCTGCACCCGCCGTACGCCAAGGCGCCGGCAAACCTCATCGTTACCCAGGCCGATTTCCGCAAGATCAGCCTCGGCATGCGATCGATTCGTGGACCGCTCACGATGATGCGGGTCGTCATCATGCGGGTGATCAGCTCGCTGCTCGGTCGCAAGATGTACGCGATGGGCAACGCCCTCACGATCAGCCTCCGCAAAGCGCTGGTCGACGCCAAGGTCCCCGTCTACTACGAGACTGAGCTCACCGGACTGGTGATCGAGAACGGTCGAGTCGTCGGCGTACGCGCTCAGCGCGACGGCAAGGAAATCGTCATCCGTGCCCGCCGCGGCGTGATCCTCGGCTCTGGCGGATTCGAGAAGAGCGAAGGTCTGCGCGAGAAGTACCTCCCCACGCCGACCAACGCCGACTGGAGCACCGCCGCAGCGAGCAACACCGGCGCCGGCATCGAAGCTGGCGTCGCCATCGGCGCAGCGATCGACATGATGGACGACGCCTGGTGGGGCCCGACGATCCCGCTGCCAAACGGCCCATGGTTCTGCCTGTCGGAGCGCAACCTGCCCGGCTCGATCATCGTCAACTCGGCCGGCAAGCGGTTCATGAACGAGGCGCTGCCGTACGTCGAGGCAACTCACGAGATCTACAAGGGCGAGGCCACTGGCGTCTCGCACGTCCCGGCCTGGCTGATCATCGACCAGCGCTACCGCAACCGCTACCTCTTTGCCGGGCTCGGTCCGCGTCAGCCGTTCCCGGGTCGCTGGCTCAAGAGCGGCGCCGTGGTCAAGGCATCGTCGCTCGCCAAGCTCGCCGAGGCGATCGCCGTTCCCACCGACGCGCTCGAGTCGACGATCGAGCGCTTCAACGGCTTCGCCAAGACTGGCAACGACGAGGACTTCCACCGCGGCGACAGCGCGTACGACCGCTACTACGCCGACCCACGCGTGAAGCCCAACCCGTCGCTGCACAGCATCGACCAGGGCCCGTTCTACGCCGTCAAGATCGTGCCGGGCGACCTCGGCACCAAGGGCGGCATCGTCACCGACGAGCGTGCGCGCGCACTTCGCGCTGACGGCTCGGTCATCGAAGGTCTGTACGCCGCGGGCAACGTCTCGTCGGCCGTCATG